Proteins from a genomic interval of Lycium ferocissimum isolate CSIRO_LF1 chromosome 2, AGI_CSIRO_Lferr_CH_V1, whole genome shotgun sequence:
- the LOC132046463 gene encoding barley B recombinant-like protein D has product MAIMAERDAAIRERNMALEERKRAFAERDMAMLQRDAALAERNALIQERDDAVAALRLQDSSTNDDNMVPDSPGNGTESGAKHVYNQQQMHRTLAEAAHGSMGDPAAGYLKDTDTSEAKIPKKVRRPKESRHNKQAKIPRVGKTGAESLNMQVIATTSDDWINLQEMDSDKEGDTQLTSWKDNLGLNQINFDESAMPVPVCSCTGTPQPCYKWGHGGWQSACCTTTISMYPLPQISNKRYSRVGGRKMSGGAFSKLLNRLAAQGYDLSSPLDLKDHWAKHGTNRYSTLK; this is encoded by the coding sequence ATGGCCATCATGGCCGAGAGGGATGCTGCCATCCGTGAACGGAATATGGCACTAGAGGAGAGAAAGAGAGCTTTTGCAGAGCGAGACATGGCAATGCTTCAGAGAGATGCAGCACTTGCAGAGCGTAATgctttgattcaagaaagggACGATGCCGTTGCTGCTCTTCGATTGCAGGACAGCTCTACAAATGATGACAACATGGTTCCGGATTCACCAGGAAATGGAACTGAAAGTGGTGCAAAGCACGTTTATAACCAACAGCAAATGCATAGAACCTTAGCTGAAGCTGCTCATGGTTCTATGGGAGATCCTGCAGCTGGCTACTTGAAAGACACAGATACTTCTGAAGCAAAGATTCCTAAAAAGGTCAGGCGACCTAAAGAGAGCAGACACAATAAGCAAGCCAAGATACCAAGAGTGGGTAAAACTGGCGCAGAAAGTTTAAATATGCAGGTCATTGCTACAACATCAGATGATTGGATAAATCTGCAAGAGATGGATAGTGATAAGGAAGGAGATACACAGCTCACATCATGGAAAGATAATTTGGGGTTGAACCAAATCAATTTTGATGAGTCTGCCATGCCAGTGCCAGTTTGCTCCTGTACTGGGACTCCACAGCCATGCTATAAATGGGGTCATGGTGGGTGGCAGTCAGCCTGCTGTACAACTACCATATCTATGTACCCATTACCTCAAATATCAAACAAACGCTATTCCCGGGTGGGTGGCCGTAAGATGAGTGGCGGTGCCTTCAGTAAATTGCTTAATCGTCTTGCTGCTCAAGGTTATGACCTGTCTAGTCCACTTGACCTGAAAGATCATTGGGCTAAACATGGCACAAACCGCTACAGCACATTGAAATAG
- the LOC132046464 gene encoding histone H1, producing MSATGEVENPAVKQTEKPVKEKKPRAKKPKSAKTVTHPPYFQMIKEALLALNEKGGSSPYAVAKYMEDKHKDELPANFRKILGLQLKNSAAKGKLIKIKASYKLSEAGKKETTTKASTKKLSKVDPKKKPRSTRSTTTAAKKTEVPKKAKATQKSKKVGTKRMKKATPAKAKQPKSIKSPAAKRAKKVAA from the exons ATGTCTGCAACCGGAGAAGTTGAGAATCCCGCCGTCAAGCAGACGGAGAAGCCTGTTAAGGAGAAAAAACCTAGAGCTAAGAAGCCTAAATCTGCCAAAACTGTTACTCATCCTCCTTACTTTCAG ATGATTAAGGAGGCTCTGTTGGCTCTAAACGAGAAAGGTGGATCGAGTCCATATGCAGTTGCAAAATACATGGAAGACAAACACAAGGATGAATTACCAGCGAATTTCAGGAAAATTCTAGGTCTTCAATTGAAGAATTCTGCAGCAAAGGGAAAGCTTATCAAAATCAAGGCTTCATACAAGCTATCTGAGGCTGGAAAGAAGGAAACTACAACAAAAGCATCTACCAAAAAGCTTTCCAAGGTCGATCCTAAGAAGAAACCTAGAAGCACTAGGTCCACCACTACTGCAGCGAAGAAAACAGAGGTTCCAAAGAAAGCAAAAGCTACACAGAAATCGAAAAAGGTTGGAACCAAGAGGATGAAGAAGGCTACTCCTGCAAAGGCAAAGCAGCCCAAATCTATCAAGTCACCTGCTGCTAAAAGGGCCAAAAAAGTTGCAGCTTAG